A window of Caretta caretta isolate rCarCar2 chromosome 13, rCarCar1.hap1, whole genome shotgun sequence contains these coding sequences:
- the LOC142068873 gene encoding olfactory receptor 11A1-like → MQLMEKGEGKNQTAIMEFILLGFGDLPELQTLLVLIFLVIYIATMAGNILIFALVVADQHLHTPMYFFLGNLSCLETCYTSTILPRLLASLLTGDRTISVPGCITQFHFFGSLVTTECSLLAAMSYDRYLAICKPLHYGTLMNVQLCLQLAAGSWISGFLICTIFTCVTSQLIFCGPNEIDHFFCDFTSLIQLSCSDTSQITPLTYIFSFLGAVSPFLLTLASYICIIETILGIPSTTGRQKAFSTCSSHLIVVALFYGTIMIVYMLPKSGTWRALNKVFSVCYTVLTPLANPLIYSLRNREVKEALRNTVRRAVTLTKNPDELNEMKISQSGSYCERRRV, encoded by the coding sequence ATGCAGCTCATggagaaaggagaagggaaaaatCAAACAGCCATCATGGAATTCATCCTCCTGGGGTTCGGGGATCTCCCTGAACTGCAGACCCTTCTCGTCCTCATTTTCCTGGTGATCTACATTGCGACCATGGCTGGGAACATCCTCATCTTTGCTCTAGTTGTGgctgatcagcaccttcacacccccatgtacttctttctggggaacttgtcctgcttggagacctgctacacctccaccatcctgcccaggctgctggccagtctcctgactggggacagaaccatttCTGTTCCCGGCTGCATCACGCAGTTTCATTTCTTTGGTTCTCTAGTAACAACAGAGTGTTCTCTCCTGGCAGCCatgtcttatgatcggtatttagCCATATGCAAACCGCTGCACTATGGAACCCTTATGAATGTCCAGCTGTGCCTCCAGCTAGCAGCTGGGTCTTGGATTAGTGGATTTCTAATTTGTACAATATTCACATGTGTTACATCACAGTTAATTTTCTGTGGCCCTAATGAAATTGaccatttcttttgtgatttcacCTCACTGATTCAACTCTCCTGCAGCGACACCAGCCAGATCACCCCACTTACTTATATATTTTCCTTCCTAGGTGCCGTTTCCCCTTTTCTATTAACCCTGGCTTCCTATATTTGTATCATTGAGACCATCCTGGGAATCCCATCCACCACCgggaggcaaaaggccttttccacctgctcctctcacctcattgtggtgGCACTTTTCTATGGGACCATAATGATTGTCTACATGCTACCGAAATCTGGTACCTGGAGAGCCCTGAACAAAGTGTTCTCCGTCTGCTACACAGTCCTGACGCCCCTGGCCAATCcgctcatctacagcctgagaaacagagaggtcAAGGAGGCCCTGAGAAACACTGTCAGGAGGGCTGTGACCCTCACAAAGAATCCAGACGAGTTGAATGAAATGAAGATCAGTCAGTCTGGGTCCTATTGTGAAAGAAGGAGGGTCTAA